GGCGGGCCGCAGGCCCGCCCCCGCCGGTCGCCCGCCGCAAGGCGGGCGAAACCCTCGTCACGAGGCGATGAACTCGTTCCACTTGCGGACCATGTACTGGTTCTCGTCCATGACCGCGTTCCAGCAGGCGACGGAGCCCATGCGCTCCTCGAACGACCCGCCGTCGCGCACGGCGCCCGCTTCGGCCAGCTTGTCGCCGGTGGGCGAGGTGATCACGTCGGTGGCTTCCTTGCCCTCGAACCAGTAGCCCCACTCGTTCTCGGACATGAACTCCTTCGAGGTCTCGGGCACCGCCGAGTAATAGCCCTGACGCATCAGGTAGCCGCCGACCCAGCCGGAGAGATACCAGTTGATGTAGTCGTAGGCCGCGTCCAGCTCCATGCCGGAGAGGGACTTGGACAGGCCGATGCCGCCGCCCCAGGACCGGTAGCCCTCTTTCAGCGGCTGGTAGACGCAGTCGATGCCGCGCGACTTCACCGCGGTGATCGCGGGCGACCACATCGACTGGATCACCACTTCGCCCGAGGCCATCAGGTTGACGCTCTCGTCGAAGGTCTTCCAGAAGGCGCGGAACTGGCCGTTCTGCTTGGCCTCGGTGAAGATCGCGAAGGTCTTGTCGATCTCCTCGCGGGTCATGTTGCCCTTGTCGCCGTACTGGATCTCTCCCATCGCCTCGCAGACCATGGCCATGTCCATGATCCCGATGGACGAGATGTCGAGGATCGAGGCCTTGCCCTTGAACTCGGGGTTCAGAAGCTCGGCCCATGTCTCGATCGGGCGACCGATCAGGTCGGGGCGGATGCCCAGCGTGTCGGCGTTGTAGATCGTCGGGATCAGCGTCATCCAGTTGGTCTGCTCGTCCGCGAAGGTGGTCGCACCCTGCTCGGGGACGAAGCCCACCGTATGCGGCGCGGTGCCCTGCGCGATCACGCTGTCCTCGGTCAGCTTGCCGGATTTGAAGATGCCGACGATCTTGTCGTAGTTGGCGATCTTCGAGACATCCATGGCCTGCAGGTTGCCGGTCGGCCAGACCTTCTTGCAGATCCAGTACTCGATATCGGCGATGTCGAAGCTGTCGGGCTGGGTCGCGGCGCGCTGGGTCACGGCGTCGCTGTCTAGCGCCGTCATCTCAAGCGTGAAGCCGAGGTCTTCCTTCACCTTGTTGGCCACGTCGTTGAGGTTCGACACGCCGGTGCCGAACTGGCGCAGCACGATGTCCTTGGTGTCCTGCGCCCAGAGCATGGGGGCGGGCAGGGCGGATGCGGCCAGCGCGGCGCCCCCGGTCTTCAGCAGCGAGCGGCGGGTGTAGCCTACCTTGGGTTTGGTCATCTTCAGTGTCCTCTTGGTGTTGGAGTGGTCGGGGCCGGTTCAGGCCTGGAGGCGGTGCAGCCGCCCCTCGTCCCAGCTGAGCCGGACGGCATCGCCGGGGGATTTCGGAGCCGCGAAGAACTGGTCTTCGGGCAAGAGCGCCAGCACCTCGTCGCCGCGTTCGGTGCGGCTGGTGACGGCGACGGCGGCGCCCTGGTATTCGACCGCCGTCACGGTGGCGGGCAGACCCTCGGGCGTCAGCGTCACCGCGTCGGCGCGCACGGTCGCCTTGCCCTCGGGCAGGACGATGACGTTGTGGCCGCCGATGAAGCGGGCAACGAACTCGGTCCGGGGTCGCGCCCAGACCTCGCGCGCGGGGCCGGCCTGTTCGATCACCGCGTTGTTCATGACGACGATCTCGTCGGCCAGCGCCAGCGCCTCGTCCTGCCCGTGGGTGACGTGGATGAAGGTGATTCCCAGCTCGCGTTGCAGCTTTTTCAGTTCCGACCGCATGCGGATGCGCAGGAAGGGGTCCAGCGCCGAAAGCGGCTCGTCCAGCAGCAGCACCTTGGGCTGCGTCACCAGCGCCCGGGCCAGCGCCACGCGCTGCTGCTGGCCGCCCGAAAGCTGCGTCGGCAGGCGGTCCGCAAGACGAGTCATGTCCACCAGCGCCAGAAGTTCATCGGCGCGCTTGTGCCGGGCCGCCTTGTCCACGCCCTTCATGCGCAACGAGAAGGCGACGTTGTCGCGCACCGAAAGGTGCGGGAACAGCGCGTAGTTCTGAAACATCATGGCGGTGCCTCGCCGCGCCGGTGGCAGCTGTGACACGTCCTGCCCGTCCAGCACGATCGAACCCTCGCTGACCTCTTCGTGCCCTGCGATCATCCGCAGGGTCGAGGATTTCCCGCAGCCCGACGGACCCAGCAGGCAGACGTAGCTGCCCTTGGCGAAGACATGGTTCAGGTCGCGCACGGCCACCGTGTCGCCGTAGCGCTTGGTCAGGTGAACCAGTTCCAAATCGTATCCCGTTCGCATCGCACCCCCAGGGTCATCGGTCCCGATCACCCTGTGCGCAGCGCCCTGCTCCGGGTCAGCCTTTTTCCGGCCCGGCCCTCCCGAAAACCCGGTCCGCCGAAAATTTCAGCCGATGCCCCTGTGGTGTGCACATAAAAGTGGACAGAAACGTATACAATCTGTCCCCGGGCCGGGGAAGAAATCCTCTGGCTTGTCCTTCCCGGCCCGAATCGCGAAGAAGGTCTGATGGCAGAGTGGTTGGCGGAAATCAGATGAGCACGATCCAAGACAGGCCATGGACCAGCGACGCGGTCGCCGCGGATCTGGAACGGGCGATCCACGAGCATCGCCTGCCGCCCGGCACCAAGCTGGGCGAGGACGAGTTGGGCGAGGCCTATGGCATCAGCCGCACCCTTGTCCGCGCCGCCCTGATGGCCCTGTCGCACCGCCATCTCGTCGCGCTGAAACGCAACCGCGGCGCATTCGTGGCGCAGCCCTCGGTGCGCGAGGCCCGCGAGGTCTTTGAGGCGCGCGCCTTGCTGGAGCCGCGCACCGCCCGCTCTGCCGCCGAGCGCATGACAGAGACGGGGCTTGCGGCGCTGAAGGCCAATATCGGCGAAGAACACGCCGCCCTCGACGCCGGAGAGAACGGGCGCGCGCTGTTGCTTTCCGGGCGGTTCCACGTGGAAATCGCCCGCATCGCCGATCAAAGCACGATTGAGGCCTTCGTCTCGGAACTGGTCTCGCGTTCGTCGCTGATCATCGCGCTGTACTGGCGGCGGCGCGCGGCTCTGTGCGAAACGCAGGCGCATCATGCGCTGCTGGACGCCTTCGAACAGCGCGACGGAGACGCGGCAGAGCAACTGATGAAAAGCCACCTGCTGGACCTCGTGGCCTCGCTGGACCTGCGCAATCTAGCGCAGCCCGCGGCGTCCCTGCGCGAGGCCCTGAACCGATGAGCCGTATCACGCACCGCACCGCCACGCCGGGGGAGGTCGCACAGATCCTCGACTGGGCTGCGCAGGAGGGCTGGAACCCGGGCTTTGAGGATGCCCCCGCCTTTCACGCGGCGGACCCCGGCGGTTTCTTCCTGGCCGAGACCGGCGGGCGGCCCGTCGCCGCCATCTCTGTCGTGAACCACGACGCGCACCACGCCTTCCTTGGCCTCTACATCTGCCACCCGGACTACCGTGGGCAGGGCATCGGCCTTGGCCTTTGGCACCACGCCCTGAAACACGCGGGCAACCGCGGCATCGGACTGGACGGCGTCCCGGCTCAGGAAGCCAATTACGCGGCCTCCGGCTTTGTCCTGACGGACCGGACGCGGCGGCTGACCGGCCAGTTCGCGCCACAAGAGCCGTCCCTGCACCTCGCCCGCCCGCAGGACATGGCGGCACTGGCCCGGCTGGACGAGGCAGCCACCGGCCTGCGACGCGGGGCCTTCCTGCACGTATGGCTCGGCGACAGCGCGACCCGCAAGACCGTGGTTCTGCGGGAAGGGCCGGAGGTCACGGGCTTTGCCACCGCCCGGCGCTGCGGCACCGGCTGCAAGATCGGCCCGGTCATCGCCCCGGATCCCGACACGGCGCTTCGGCTGGCCCGGCAGGCCGCCGCTGCGCTTGACGAAACGCTGGCCATCCTCGACGTGCCGGACAGCCGCGCCGCCTTTGGCGCCCTGCTGCGCCGAGGCGGGTTCACCGAAAGTTTCGCCACGGCGCGGATGTATCGCGGCCCGGCGCCGCAGGGGAACGGGACACTCATGGCCGTGGCGACGCTGGAACTGGGATAAGCTGCGCCGAAAGCCGCGCCGGTCGGGCTTCCGACACGCAAGCCCACTTGACCAAACCCCTGTTCCACAGCATATCGCGAGGCATGAGCACACCCCTGTCCCGCATCCGCAACTTCTCCATCGTCGCCCATATCGACCACGGGAAATCCACCCTGGCCGACCGGCTGATCCAGCTGACCGGAACCGTCGCCGAACGCGACATGAAGGCCCAGCTTCTCGACGCCATGGACATCGAGCGCGAACGCGGCATCACCATCAAGGCCAACACCGTCCGGATCGACTATCCGGCGAAGGACGGCCAGACCTATATCCTCAACCTCATCGACACCCCCGGGCACGTCGACTTCGCCTACGAGGTCTCCCGCTCCATGCGCGCGGTCGAGGGCTCTCTGCTGGTCGTCGACGCGAGCCAGGGTGTCGAGGCGCAGACGCTCGCCAACGTCTACACCGCCATCGAGGCCGACCACGAGATCGTGCCCGTGCTCAACAAGGTCGACCTGCCCGCCGCCGAACCCGAGAAGGTCGCCGAGCAGATCGAGGACGTCATCGGCATCGACGCGTCGAACGCCTGCCTGATCTCCGCCAAG
This region of Ponticoccus alexandrii genomic DNA includes:
- a CDS encoding ABC transporter ATP-binding protein; translation: MRTGYDLELVHLTKRYGDTVAVRDLNHVFAKGSYVCLLGPSGCGKSSTLRMIAGHEEVSEGSIVLDGQDVSQLPPARRGTAMMFQNYALFPHLSVRDNVAFSLRMKGVDKAARHKRADELLALVDMTRLADRLPTQLSGGQQQRVALARALVTQPKVLLLDEPLSALDPFLRIRMRSELKKLQRELGITFIHVTHGQDEALALADEIVVMNNAVIEQAGPAREVWARPRTEFVARFIGGHNVIVLPEGKATVRADAVTLTPEGLPATVTAVEYQGAAVAVTSRTERGDEVLALLPEDQFFAAPKSPGDAVRLSWDEGRLHRLQA
- a CDS encoding GNAT family N-acetyltransferase; its protein translation is MSRITHRTATPGEVAQILDWAAQEGWNPGFEDAPAFHAADPGGFFLAETGGRPVAAISVVNHDAHHAFLGLYICHPDYRGQGIGLGLWHHALKHAGNRGIGLDGVPAQEANYAASGFVLTDRTRRLTGQFAPQEPSLHLARPQDMAALARLDEAATGLRRGAFLHVWLGDSATRKTVVLREGPEVTGFATARRCGTGCKIGPVIAPDPDTALRLARQAAAALDETLAILDVPDSRAAFGALLRRGGFTESFATARMYRGPAPQGNGTLMAVATLELG
- a CDS encoding GntR family transcriptional regulator is translated as MSTIQDRPWTSDAVAADLERAIHEHRLPPGTKLGEDELGEAYGISRTLVRAALMALSHRHLVALKRNRGAFVAQPSVREAREVFEARALLEPRTARSAAERMTETGLAALKANIGEEHAALDAGENGRALLLSGRFHVEIARIADQSTIEAFVSELVSRSSLIIALYWRRRAALCETQAHHALLDAFEQRDGDAAEQLMKSHLLDLVASLDLRNLAQPAASLREALNR
- a CDS encoding ABC transporter substrate-binding protein, encoding MTKPKVGYTRRSLLKTGGAALAASALPAPMLWAQDTKDIVLRQFGTGVSNLNDVANKVKEDLGFTLEMTALDSDAVTQRAATQPDSFDIADIEYWICKKVWPTGNLQAMDVSKIANYDKIVGIFKSGKLTEDSVIAQGTAPHTVGFVPEQGATTFADEQTNWMTLIPTIYNADTLGIRPDLIGRPIETWAELLNPEFKGKASILDISSIGIMDMAMVCEAMGEIQYGDKGNMTREEIDKTFAIFTEAKQNGQFRAFWKTFDESVNLMASGEVVIQSMWSPAITAVKSRGIDCVYQPLKEGYRSWGGGIGLSKSLSGMELDAAYDYINWYLSGWVGGYLMRQGYYSAVPETSKEFMSENEWGYWFEGKEATDVITSPTGDKLAEAGAVRDGGSFEERMGSVACWNAVMDENQYMVRKWNEFIAS